The following are encoded together in the Candidatus Methylomirabilis sp. genome:
- a CDS encoding response regulator encodes MSAQRLNNVRQKVLIVDDDPLLRELLADFLEQLGFEVKTAQDGHAGLNVLNTCHFDIILSDFRMPGMSGLEMATIVRQTNPAIPIFLITGDAYTLDTEAVVRAGITRVLPKPLKLNELLHMCSMAR; translated from the coding sequence GTGAGTGCGCAGCGGTTAAACAATGTAAGGCAGAAGGTCCTGATCGTGGATGACGATCCTTTACTCCGGGAGTTGTTGGCAGACTTTCTTGAGCAACTGGGCTTCGAGGTGAAGACGGCGCAAGACGGTCACGCCGGACTGAATGTCTTGAATACGTGTCACTTCGATATTATCTTATCGGACTTTCGGATGCCGGGTATGAGCGGCTTGGAGATGGCAACGATCGTACGCCAGACGAACCCTGCTATCCCCATTTTCCTCATTACGGGAGACGCCTACACGCTTGACACTGAAGCGGTGGTACGGGCAGGAATTACACGGGTACTTCCAAAGCCCCTCAAGTTGAATGAACTCTTACATATGTGTTCAATGGCCAGATAA